The following proteins are co-located in the Vigna angularis cultivar LongXiaoDou No.4 chromosome 2, ASM1680809v1, whole genome shotgun sequence genome:
- the LOC108327111 gene encoding uncharacterized protein LOC108327111, translating into MSSAIFKASTSNNLHSSLRALFHSTPPLQRKRRNFWDTRGNNHNSRRFRRMQAKHRVMNSINDYAETLFQSWKQGIDRDELPSSQDPSWFRKKQYFDGGSGRYRNGKQGSNHRYRRDPLFCEDDFDVETIFRSAFGGNRFFYWSFINEENPQWRRAERFSNFGRSWNWRHESENDYESSSESDSSGLDLTPDRLALGLSASGPLKLEDVKNAYRACALKWHPDRHQGSCKAIAEEKFKLCSAAYQSLCDKLALD; encoded by the exons ATGAGCAGCGCCATCTTCAAAGCTTCAACCAGCAATAATCTTCATTCCTCTCTCAGGGCACTCTTCCATTCAACCCCTCCCCTGCAACGTAAACGGCGCAATTTTTGGGACACC AGAGGCAACAATCATAACTCCAGAAGGTTTAGACGGATGCAAGCAAAACATAGAGTAATGAACAGTATCAATGATTATGCAGAAACCCTGTTTCAG AGCTGGAAGCAAGGTATTGATCGGGACGAGCTGCCATCAAGCCAGGACCCCTCATGGTTTCGTAAAAAGCAATATTTTGATGGGGGCTCTGGAAGGTACAGGAATGGCAAACAAGGATCAAATCATCGGTACAGAA GAGATCCTTTGTTTTGTGAAGATGATTTTGATGTGGAAACCATTTTCCGTTCTGCCTTTGGTGGGAATAGATTCTTCTATTGGTCCTTCATCAATGAGGAAAATCCTCAGTGGAGGAGGGCTGAACGCTTCTCTAATTTTGGGAGATCATGGAATTGGAGGCATGAAAGCGAAAATGATTATGAATCTTCATCTGAGTCTGATAGTTCTGGTTTAGATTTAACTCCGGATAGATTAGCCCTTGGATTGAGTGCTTCTGGTCCTCTGAAACTTGAGGATGTAAAAAATGC GTACCGGGCCTGTGCTCTAAAATGGCATCCAGATCGTCATCAAGGCTCTTGCAAG GCTATAGCAGAAGAGAAGTTCAAGCTTTGCAGTGCAGCTTATCAATCTTTATGTGATAAGCTGGCCTTGGATTGA
- the LOC108327071 gene encoding nudix hydrolase 23, chloroplastic — protein sequence MMVKGIQIQICGLVSQRWIQKPRAFSSLSFSPIPHPNPYSKLLPTKTIVRRVRFAPFHASSTPLPSAGNVRHIKFCQWCGGSTKHDIPEGEEKFRAICTVCGKIAYQNPKMVVGCLVEHDNKVLLCKRNIQPSHGLWTLPAGYLEIGESAVDGAIRETREEANADVEVISPFAQLDIPLIGQIYLIFLAKLKKPHFSPGPESSACQLFPLDDIPFNSLSFSSMVVTLSLYVEDIKTGKLKFHYGTINKRPGTSPSDIRAYTLDHHMQS from the exons ATGATGGTGAAGGGAATCCAGATTCAGATATGTGGATTGGTAAGTCAACGATGGATTCAGAAACCCCGGGCATTCTCATCCTTATCATTTTCCCCAATTCCACACCCGAACCCTTATTCCAAACTGCTTCCCACCAAAACCATCGTTCGTAGGGTTCGATTCGCGCCATTTCACGCTTCCTCGACACCGCTTCCTTCTGCC GGAAATGTTCGACACATTAAGTTCTGTCAGTGGTGTGGTGGTTCTACGAAGCATGATATTCCTGAAGGGGAAGAAAAGTTTAGAGCTATATGTACGGTTTGTGGGAAGATTGCGTATCAGAATCCGAAGATG GTAGTTGGCTGCCTCGTTGAACATGATAACAAGGTGCTCCTTTGCAAGAGGAATATTCAACCATCTCATGGCCTTTG GACACTTCCTGCTGGTTATTTGGAAATAGGAGAGTCGGCTGTGGATGGTGCCATAAGAGAAACAAGGGAGGAAGCAAATGCAGATGTGGAAGTAATTTCACCATTTGCCCAACTGGATATTCCTTTAATTGGCCAA ATTTATTTGATATTCTTGGCGAAGCTGAAGAAGCCGCATTTTTCACCTGGTCCAGAATCATCAGCATGCCAACTTTTTCCACTTGACGATATACCTTTTAATTCTCTATCCTTTTCATCGATGGTGGTTACCTTAAGTTTG TATGTTGAGGATATTAAGACCGGAAAACTCAAATTCCATTATGGAACCATTAACAAAAG GCCGGGTACAAGTCCTTCTGATATTCGGGCCTATACGCTGGATCATCATATGCAGTCATGA
- the LOC108327898 gene encoding metal tolerance protein C2 produces MEEARESLTSINGDFGFGGATDRRFAFSRQSSFQQPHTPIDIPAHGLHHHLYWSASDDKRSASLHKSSFSSFVFSVFRNVRSGNRFMKRLFLMISLNVAYSTAELLIGLFTGRIGLVSDAVHLTFGCGLLTFSLFVMAASRKKADREYTYGYKRLEVLSAFTNALFLLFMSFSLAVEALHAFIQDESEHKHYLIVSAVTNLFVNLVGVWFFRNYARINLAYRNAEDMNHHSVFLHVLADSIRSAGLILASWLLSIRVQNAEVLCLGLVSVAVFILVLPLFRATGGILLQMAPPSIPTTALNKCLRQIYAREDVVEVSQVRFWELVPGHVVGSLVVKVNQGTNDRPILEFVHGLCHDLGVQDLTVQTDDA; encoded by the exons ATGGAGGAAGCCAGAGAGTCTCTCACTTCCATCAACGGCGATTTCGGCTTCGGTGGCGCCACCGATCGCCGATTCGCCTTTTCGCGCCAATCTTCCTTCCAACAACCTCACACGCCGATAGACATTCCCGCACACGGCCTACACCACCACCTCTACTGGTCCGCGAGTGACGATAAGCGCTCCGCCTCGCTCCATAAATCGTCCTTCTCCTCATTTGTTTTCTCCGTCTTCCGCAACGTTAGGTCTGGAAACAGGTTTATGAAGAGGCTCTTCCTGATGATCTCGCTCAATGTCGCGTACTCCACTGCCGAATTGCTCATTGGCCTCTTCACAGGCCGCATAG GTTTAGTGTCTGATGCGGTTCACTTGACTTTTGGATGTGGTCTTCTTACATTTTCGTTATTTGTTATGGCTGCGTCTAGGAAGAAAGCCGATCGAGAGTATACTTATGG GTATAAAAGGCTAGAAGTCTTGTCTGCATTTACAAATGCC ctgtttcttttgtttatgtCATTCTCCCTAGCGGTTGAGGCCCTTCATGCCTTCATACAAGATGAATCAGAGCACAA GCATTACTTGATTGTTTCTGCAGTGACCAATTTATTTGTGAATCTCGTTGGTGTATGGTTCTTCAGAAACTATGCTCGGATTAATCTTG CTTACAGAAATGCAGAAGATATGAATCACCACTCTGTTTTCCTGCATGTTCTTGCAGATTCCATTCGCAG TGCAGGTCTGATATTGGCATCCTGGTTATTGTCAATCAg GGTTCAGAATGCAGAAGTCTTGTGTTTAGGACTTGTTTCTGTTGCTGTTTTTATTCTTGTTCTGCCTCTCTTTAGGGCAACTGGTGGTATCTTGCTCCAAATGGCGCCTCCTAGCATCCCAACTACTGCTTTGAATAAATGCTTGAGACAG ATTTATGCTCGGGAAGATGTAGTGGAAGTCTCCCAGGTTCGTTTTTGGGAATTAGTACCAGGTCATGTGGTTGGTTCACTTGTAGTGAag GTAAATCAAGGGACAAACGATCGGCCAATACTAGAATTTGTGCATGGCCTATGCCATGATTTGGGTGTACAGGACCTTACGGTGCAGACTGATGATGCGTGA
- the LOC108327984 gene encoding uncharacterized protein LOC108327984 — translation MEKMEHFSHIHPLLLKQEKIDNNNLVLCSGCENPISGPVFSCDKCNYILHKTCAEMARHVKHPFHPQHPLVLLSTSPYEGRYICDSCRGLFRNFVYHCYICSYDLDVSCASQCNPDDGHKHEFMSVTNPKSFVCYACGLQGNEGLACLCTICQIWVHSSCAELPLAVRIKSHDHPLKLTYDLHHIYGFWGSITCGVCNGAMSAAFAGYFCSTCRFPVHLKCLQEDLRDEWEAAAEDEKSSTYYETDESLDIDFTYSFFGHEHLLKLKDEESDLRYSGKLCDGCSQPIMPPLFSCEEENCGFILHQSCVELPRTTLHPFHAHPLTLLPKAPNYDGIYRCDGCKRLSNGFVYRCDVCQFDLDVCCGSLQERIEHESHVHPLLLKKTTVARQCKGCHRWSKHVFVCEVCEDFAIDCGCATLPRGAWCMYDKHPLSLNYFAEGLREYECGICNEKTCPKQWFYYCDDCDYGAHPYCVEGKSRLVKFGGSFQYDVHSHPLALVEEIDQNTKCEACGECCNGWTLECGQCKIYFHREGQCFWKQFKKSAKYLELSGITRHRYAANVLTSTPNI, via the coding sequence atggAGAAGATGGAACATTTCAGCCATATCCACCCTCTTCTGTTAAAGCAAGAAAAGATAGATAACAACAACCTAGTCCTTTGCTCAGGTTGTGAAAACCCAATTTCAGGTCCTGTCTTCAGCTGCGACAAATGCAACTATATACTTCACAAAACATGCGCAGAAATGGCACGCCATGTCAAACACCCATTTCACCCTCAACACCCCCTTGTTCTCCTTTCCACTTCCCCTTACGAGGGACGTTACATATGTGATTCCTGTAGAGGCCTCTTCCGAAACTTCGTGTACCATTGTTATATCTGCAGCTATGACCTTGACGTCTCATGTGCTTCTCAGTGCAACCCGGATGATGGCCATAAGCACGAGTTCATGTCAGTGACAAATCCAAAATCGTTTGTTTGTTATGCTTGTGGCTTGCAAGGAAACGAGGGTCTCGCTTGCCTATGCACCATTTGTCAGATTTGGGTTCATTCTAGCTGTGCTGAATTGCCTCTTGCTGTTAGAATAAAAAGCCATGACCACCCTTTGAAGCTCACTTATGACCTTCATCACATTTATGGTTTCTGGGGTAGCATAACTTGCGGTGTTTGTAATGGAGCAATGAGTGCAGCTTTTGCGGGTTACTTTTGTTCAACGTGCAGATTTCCCGTGCATTTGAAGTGTCTACAAGAAGATTTAAGAGATGAGTGGGAGGCCGCAGCAGAGGATGAGAAATCATCCACGTACTATGAAACTGATGAATCCTTGGATATTGATTTTACTTATAGTTTCTTTGGTCATGAACATTTGTTGAAGTTGAAGGATGAAGAGAGTGATCTGCGATATTCTGGTAAACTCTGCGATGGGTGTAGCCAACCCATCATGCCACCTTTATTTTCTTGTGAAGAAGAAAATTGTGGCTTCATTTTGCACCAAAGTTGTGTTGAATTACCAAGAACAACGCTGCACCCATTTCATGCACACCCTCTAACTCTTCTCCCCAAGGCACCAAACTATGATGGCATTTATAGGTGCGATGGATGCAAAAGATTGAGCAATGGTTTTGTGTATCGTTGTGATGTGTGTCAATTCGACCTTGATGTATGTTGTGGTTCTCTTCAAGAGAGAATTGAACATGAAAGTCACGTGCATCCCTTGCTCCTCAAGAAGACGACCGTTGCTAGGCAATGCAAAGGTTGTCATCGTTGGTCGAAGCATGTGTTTGTGTGTGAAGTTTGTGAGGATTTTGCCATTGATTGTGGATGTGCTACTCTACCGCGTGGAGCATGGTGTATGTACGACAAGCATCCTCTAAGTCTAAACTATTTTGCTGAAGGTTTGAGGGAATATGAATGTGGTATTTGCAATGAAAAAACTTGTCCGAAGCAATGGTTTTATTACTGCGATGACTGTGATTATGGTGCTCATCCTTATTGTGTTGAAGGCAAGTCTAGGCTTGTCAAGTTCGGAGGCAGTTTCCAATATGATGTTCACTCACACCCTCTTGCTTTGGTTGAAGAAATTGATCAAAACACTAAATGTGAAGCATGTGGTGAATGCTGCAATGGCTGGACACTTGAATGTGGGCAATGCAAAATCTACTTTCACCGTGAAGGACAGTGTTTTTGGAAACAATTTAAGAAGAGCGCCAAGTATTTGGAGTTGTCAGGAATTACGAGACACAGGTATGCAGCAAACGTGTTAACCTCCACGCCCAATATATAA